Genomic segment of bacterium:
GATAAAGATCGCCCGCGAGAACGACTGGTGGTTTCACGTCAGGGGAATGCCGGGGAGCCACGTCGTCCTCTTCGTCGAAAAAGGGAACGAGCCGGACAGAGAAACGATAAAGGCCGCTGCGGCCATCGCGGCCTACCACTCGAAGGCTCGGGAAGGCGGGATGGTCGCCGTCAGCGCCGTCCGCGCGGGCAACGTCTCGAAGCCGAGGGGCGCAAAGCCCGGCACCGTGTCCATAACGCGGGAGACCGTTCTCAAGGTCCGCCCCGCAATCCCCTCGCCGCCCCCCTCAGCCGGGGGCTGAGTCCTCCGCCCCTTCGGGAAACAGTCTCCCTCTCGCCCATTTCGTGTTCAGAACCGCCAGCACCGCCGCGCTGATTACAGCCCCGCCGAAGAAAAGGGCGTCGTAGCCCAGCTTGTCGGCCACCCTGCCGCTGAGCGCAGAAATCAGGAGCGCGGAAAGCTGGGTCAGGAATATCTGCGAGGTGAAATCCGTACCCTCAAGCCCCCCGCGCACCCCGTTCATCGCGAAAACGTAAACCGCCACCGAGGAAAAGCCGTAGGCGGTCCAGATTCCAATGGAACCGGCGTAAAGAGCGAGGTGCGAACCGGAGTGGTTCACCGCGTAAAGAAAGAGCGCCGCAAGAGCGTTAAGCACGAGGAAGAGATTCAGCGAGAAGCGAAGTCCCGCACGCTTTATCAGCTGACCCCCCAGAAG
This window contains:
- a CDS encoding DUF814 domain-containing protein — its product is MSVATVKTPPEGLKVHAYALPGGFVVWAGKTEEDNDRLSIKIARENDWWFHVRGMPGSHVVLFVEKGNEPDRETIKAAAAIAAYHSKAREGGMVAVSAVRAGNVSKPRGAKPGTVSITRETVLKVRPAIPSPPPSAGG